One Pararhizobium sp. IMCC3301 DNA segment encodes these proteins:
- a CDS encoding TRAP transporter large permease — MTTTAIFGSLVLLMLLRVPIAVALGLSSVIGLLMSGISLEIVTQRMFATNNSFPLLAIPFFILAGEIMSTGGMSRRLVDFAYSLVGHLTGGLGAVAILGSSFFAALSGSNAATVAAIGGVMNQPMEEKGYRPQYTAATIAAAGVTGMIIPPSILLILYGVVTGVSIADLFLAGLFPGILICVSLLLLNRYLSGREAIERTDFQGASEIWRSFKRAFWPLLMPVIILSGIYGGVFTPTEAAIVATLYGLIVGAAYRELTFSSLGKAFSRAVLSSAVVMFIMNAAGVFAWLITINQIPQNISAYLADVAGSQIVYLLFVNVFLLVVGCMMNAAAAIVIFTAILFPAAMSFGIDPVLFGIIVSVNLSIGTVTPPLGVDLFIASAITKVSIERIVAAIWPYILVLILDLLLITYIPPISLLLVQIFG; from the coding sequence ATGACCACAACAGCCATTTTCGGTTCCCTGGTACTTTTAATGCTGTTGCGTGTACCAATTGCGGTCGCATTGGGCCTGTCGAGTGTTATTGGCCTGTTGATGAGCGGCATCAGTCTGGAAATCGTAACCCAGCGCATGTTTGCCACGAATAACTCATTTCCCCTTCTGGCCATTCCATTCTTCATACTAGCAGGCGAGATCATGTCCACAGGCGGCATGTCGCGGCGGCTGGTCGACTTCGCATATTCGCTGGTGGGGCATCTGACCGGCGGTCTTGGGGCCGTGGCCATTCTGGGGTCCAGTTTCTTTGCCGCCCTGTCAGGGTCCAATGCCGCAACCGTGGCCGCCATCGGCGGCGTTATGAACCAGCCGATGGAAGAGAAAGGCTACCGGCCTCAATATACCGCAGCGACAATCGCCGCGGCGGGCGTGACCGGCATGATCATACCACCGTCAATCCTGCTTATTCTGTACGGTGTCGTCACCGGCGTCTCGATTGCCGATCTGTTCCTGGCGGGCCTGTTTCCCGGCATCCTGATTTGTGTTTCCCTGTTGTTGCTGAACCGCTATCTCAGCGGCCGCGAAGCCATCGAGCGAACCGACTTTCAAGGCGCAAGCGAAATCTGGCGCAGCTTCAAGCGCGCATTCTGGCCATTGCTGATGCCGGTCATCATTCTGTCCGGCATATATGGCGGCGTTTTCACACCGACAGAGGCGGCCATTGTCGCAACCCTGTATGGATTGATTGTCGGTGCTGCCTATCGGGAGCTGACCTTTTCCAGTCTCGGCAAGGCGTTTTCGCGCGCCGTGCTTTCCTCTGCCGTTGTCATGTTCATCATGAATGCTGCGGGTGTTTTTGCCTGGCTCATTACCATCAATCAAATCCCGCAGAATATTTCTGCCTATCTGGCGGATGTTGCCGGCAGTCAGATCGTTTATCTGCTGTTCGTCAATGTATTCCTGTTGGTCGTTGGCTGTATGATGAATGCGGCTGCGGCCATTGTCATCTTTACCGCAATTCTATTCCCGGCAGCCATGAGCTTTGGTATTGATCCCGTGCTGTTCGGCATCATTGTGTCCGTCAATCTCAGCATCGGCACAGTCACTCCGCCTCTCGGCGTCGATCTTTTCATCGCCTCGGCGATTACCAAAGTATCGATTGAGCGCATCGTTGCGGCGATCTGGCCGTATATTCTGGTTCTCATACTGGATTTGCTGCTGATTACCTATATCCCGCCAATCTCGCTCCTGCTTGTTCAAATTTTTGGCTAG
- a CDS encoding IS4 family transposase, which yields MRHENSVFHEILKHVPWGVFNRLVDKHQSDHRIRRLSTKDQFIAMLYAQFSGAVSLRELVGGLASHQNRLYHLGSRPVQRSTLADANATRPSEVFTDLFATLAARAGRGMRRKIADATYLIDATGISLSGMGSQWAHFSHKACGAKAHIIYDANAEYPVYAQVSAANVNDITPAKAMPVEPGATYVFDLGYYDFNWWATLDQAGCRIVTRLKKNTTLKETVVLDVPEGGDILLDRIGLLPQRTKNGKTRFTDPVREVQLKTPTGKVLRILSNDLDASAQEIADLYKQRWAIELFFKWVKQTLKIRHCVGRSENALRIQIAVALIAFLLLRFAQKTQTTIKTPLAFARIIRANLMHRKQIDRLLMPDPIPIKNSHQMVLL from the coding sequence ATGCGGCATGAGAATAGCGTATTTCACGAGATATTGAAGCATGTTCCCTGGGGCGTGTTTAATCGGCTTGTGGACAAGCACCAATCCGATCATCGTATTCGCCGGTTGAGTACGAAAGATCAGTTTATTGCCATGCTCTACGCGCAGTTTTCAGGCGCTGTCAGTCTGCGCGAGCTTGTTGGCGGGCTGGCCAGCCACCAAAACCGTCTTTATCATCTGGGAAGCCGTCCAGTTCAGCGCTCCACATTGGCTGATGCCAATGCCACCCGGCCAAGCGAGGTTTTTACTGACCTGTTTGCCACTCTTGCAGCACGAGCAGGCCGCGGGATGCGGCGCAAGATCGCAGATGCCACCTATCTGATTGATGCAACCGGTATAAGCTTGTCCGGCATGGGCTCGCAATGGGCCCACTTTTCCCACAAGGCTTGCGGTGCCAAAGCACATATCATCTATGATGCCAATGCCGAGTATCCCGTCTATGCTCAGGTGAGCGCTGCCAATGTCAATGACATTACACCCGCCAAAGCCATGCCTGTTGAACCGGGTGCCACTTATGTTTTTGACTTGGGATATTATGACTTTAACTGGTGGGCCACGCTGGATCAGGCAGGGTGCCGGATTGTCACCCGGCTCAAGAAGAATACAACGCTGAAGGAAACGGTGGTTCTGGATGTGCCCGAAGGCGGCGACATCCTGTTGGACCGTATCGGCCTTCTGCCGCAAAGAACCAAAAACGGCAAGACCCGGTTCACCGACCCGGTACGCGAGGTACAACTCAAAACCCCAACCGGCAAGGTTCTCCGCATTTTAAGCAACGACCTTGATGCCTCGGCGCAGGAAATCGCCGATCTCTACAAGCAGCGATGGGCCATTGAACTGTTCTTCAAATGGGTCAAGCAAACTCTGAAAATCCGCCATTGTGTGGGGCGCAGTGAAAACGCACTGCGCATTCAAATCGCCGTGGCCCTCATTGCCTTCCTGCTGTTGCGGTTTGCACAGAAAACCCAGACGACCATCAAAACGCCCTTGGCTTTCGCCCGCATCATTCGAGCAAATCTCATGCACCGAAAACAAATTGATCGCCTGCTGATGCCTGATCCAATACCCATAAAAAACAGCCACCAGATGGTGCTGTTATGA
- a CDS encoding GntR family transcriptional regulator — translation MNSTQPANTNLSKPAKAKHKQISETILRAIEDGRWMPGDQLPSEDQLAGEMQASLGTIQRALRSLVQMGVVERSHGRGTFVSGAQAQEGQLMHFRFMAEGGKHLLPVFFKIVSVELTSENGPWSAFFGTQINQYVHIHRIVSVNQEFEVFSEIYLPADRFSELAQMSEVTLNGVSFRDMLAERFNAPTLNTRQMMACQPLPPRVARQLDVPAGQYGIVWTIGGMSYRDAPITWQRIFVPPSDRMIEIVPVSQNGRPDFKEVS, via the coding sequence ATGAACAGCACGCAACCGGCCAACACCAATCTGAGCAAACCGGCGAAAGCAAAACACAAACAGATTTCCGAGACCATTTTGCGCGCGATCGAAGATGGTCGATGGATGCCCGGTGATCAATTGCCGTCAGAGGATCAGCTTGCCGGCGAAATGCAGGCCAGTCTGGGGACCATCCAAAGAGCCTTGCGCAGCCTTGTTCAGATGGGCGTTGTCGAGCGCAGCCACGGCCGCGGAACCTTTGTATCCGGTGCACAGGCCCAGGAAGGCCAACTCATGCACTTCCGCTTCATGGCTGAAGGCGGCAAACACCTTCTTCCGGTTTTCTTCAAGATTGTAAGTGTCGAACTGACGTCCGAGAACGGTCCCTGGAGCGCGTTTTTCGGCACCCAGATAAACCAGTATGTGCACATTCACCGGATTGTGTCGGTCAACCAGGAATTCGAAGTTTTCAGCGAGATATATCTGCCTGCTGACCGGTTTTCTGAACTGGCACAGATGAGCGAAGTGACGCTCAACGGTGTGTCGTTTCGAGACATGCTCGCTGAACGATTCAATGCACCCACCCTCAACACACGTCAGATGATGGCATGCCAGCCGCTGCCCCCACGCGTAGCGCGGCAATTGGATGTGCCAGCAGGACAATACGGAATTGTCTGGACGATCGGCGGCATGAGCTACCGTGATGCACCGATCACCTGGCAGCGGATTTTCGTTCCTCCGAGCGACCGGATGATTGAAATCGTACCGGTCTCCCAGAATGGGCGGCCGGATTTCAAAGAGGTCAGCTGA
- a CDS encoding TRAP transporter small permease, producing MTSLKKALQLSENLLTALCVGAFAIMFVLGIATVVFRFIIESSLAFPDEVIRYLFVWMIFLGSAVAFRRKMHASIGILVANLPVTVRRYAILGSTLASGIFFGLILWSGYLLTARTVPQISPALEISMAWVYAAIPVGMAFLVIYALELFYLQWIAPDKDLLAEDL from the coding sequence ATGACCAGCTTGAAGAAAGCTCTTCAGTTATCAGAAAACCTCCTGACGGCACTCTGCGTTGGCGCATTTGCAATCATGTTTGTGCTCGGCATCGCAACAGTCGTGTTCCGCTTTATCATCGAAAGTTCTCTGGCATTTCCTGACGAAGTCATCCGTTACCTTTTCGTCTGGATGATCTTTCTGGGTTCGGCGGTCGCTTTCCGGCGAAAAATGCATGCCAGTATTGGAATCCTGGTGGCGAACCTGCCGGTGACCGTTCGGCGTTACGCCATTCTGGGTTCCACACTAGCCAGCGGGATCTTCTTTGGCCTGATCCTGTGGAGTGGATATCTGTTGACCGCGCGCACCGTGCCACAGATTTCGCCGGCCCTCGAAATCTCGATGGCCTGGGTCTATGCCGCCATTCCGGTGGGAATGGCGTTTCTCGTGATTTACGCCCTGGAACTGTTTTACCTGCAATGGATCGCGCCTGACAAAGACCTCCTTGCCGAAGATCTATAA
- a CDS encoding TRAP transporter substrate-binding protein: MQLFIPNQPEFRRGLLRYARKAVVSIAICGLTVTGAIAQSMPEMKLKFGHPYNESHPLAKGAQMFADMVAEKSDGKIEVEVFPNSTIGSSRDLVESIQIGVVDFALVPTTNVATFYPPLDIFYLPFLFRDNAHAYAVSDGPVGQKLYADMLEKTGIRTLGMYESGFRTITTAKTKVEMPEDMKGIKFRVVNNPLNVATFKALGANPTPMALSEVFTGLQQGTVDGQDNPVGNVKAFGFDKVQDFITLSRHQWAGIMFLADDKMWQELPTDVQDMFQQTVIETQEWERKELNAVEAKYLEEMAEGGMTVTRLTPEQTEAFQKAMEPVWTEYRGKIGEELIDAAVSAE, from the coding sequence ATGCAATTGTTCATACCCAACCAACCGGAATTCAGACGCGGTCTGCTTCGCTATGCGCGCAAGGCTGTCGTCTCCATCGCCATCTGCGGATTGACCGTCACCGGGGCAATTGCTCAGTCCATGCCGGAAATGAAACTCAAATTCGGACATCCTTACAATGAGAGCCATCCACTGGCCAAAGGCGCTCAGATGTTTGCCGATATGGTGGCCGAAAAAAGTGACGGAAAAATCGAAGTCGAAGTGTTTCCGAATTCCACAATCGGCTCATCACGCGATCTGGTGGAAAGTATCCAGATTGGCGTCGTCGATTTTGCTCTGGTGCCAACAACCAATGTGGCAACCTTCTACCCGCCCCTCGACATCTTCTATCTGCCATTCCTGTTCCGCGATAACGCGCATGCCTATGCGGTCTCTGATGGTCCGGTCGGCCAGAAACTCTATGCCGACATGCTGGAAAAAACCGGCATAAGGACGCTTGGCATGTATGAAAGCGGCTTTCGCACCATCACCACCGCAAAGACCAAGGTGGAAATGCCGGAAGACATGAAAGGCATCAAGTTTCGGGTCGTTAACAATCCGCTGAATGTCGCAACGTTCAAGGCTCTTGGCGCAAATCCGACACCCATGGCCTTGTCAGAAGTCTTTACCGGCCTGCAACAGGGAACGGTTGACGGCCAGGACAATCCAGTTGGCAATGTCAAGGCGTTCGGTTTCGACAAAGTACAGGATTTCATCACCTTGTCGCGCCACCAATGGGCCGGGATCATGTTCCTGGCTGACGACAAAATGTGGCAAGAGCTGCCGACTGACGTGCAGGATATGTTCCAGCAAACTGTAATCGAGACACAGGAATGGGAACGCAAGGAATTGAATGCCGTCGAAGCCAAATATCTGGAAGAAATGGCAGAAGGTGGCATGACGGTCACACGCCTGACACCGGAGCAGACAGAGGCCTTTCAAAAAGCAATGGAACCGGTGTGGACTGAATATCGCGGCAAAATCGGTGAAGAGCTGATTGATGCAGCTGTCAGTGCCGAATAA
- a CDS encoding DUF3604 domain-containing protein encodes MTDQNYAETHPKNDWDTINSGVIRQAIEPSRLGTAKISPDGSFEAGSYASFALTYTAGTFGIDDSGSLRICFRFASDQGNPQFDHPERENYCTVTASNGALLQLRWDPKGNVRPWDRTLWIKVVKGFLQEGDQIVIRFGVLDFGSPGMRLQTFCEDTFEFRVLVDPVATFNFQPLPVQPTIAIVPGRPERYVAVLPTCCRPNETFALKIKGEDKWGNPSDQCEGSFTVDGGGKIEGLPETATFAKGDCALVIPGLSVTNTGAVSVTLRTQDGEIAAVTNPLIVENRALVHFWGDMHGQSEETIGTGSAHDYFAFARDCAFVDACGHQGNDFQISDGFWNELNRITAKFDAPGNFVALPGYEWSGNTSLGGDRNVYFPTEGRTIRRSSHALIENGDASDTDCTTAAALFDAFAGNAEFDVVCYAHCGGRYADIAVAHDGRFERSVEVHSSWGTFEWLLHDAFKLGYRVGVVANSDGHKGRPGASYPGAGKFGAIGGLTCFNTAELSREALLDCMRKRRHYGTTGGDAGRMIIDVSATFETPGKLYHDDPKLFDTKGISTNSAMMGDIVHLPQGDAEIAVSVTTSSPIIRIDIFNGLELVETVRPYTEDDLGSRIRLHWEGAEYRGRFREVIWDGCATIAGNTIKQIQPVNFLNRDKTLDQISDHKISWRALTTGNFGGADLALADAGAGTLSISTPLVETNIAIADIGIEDSVFDASGDLPRFLKVFRLPDINPHLSFSFTRKLDLKPDGDNPIYIRLEQEDGTRAWTSPIYLFR; translated from the coding sequence ATGACCGATCAAAATTACGCCGAAACTCATCCTAAAAATGACTGGGACACCATCAACAGCGGGGTGATCCGTCAGGCGATCGAGCCCTCCCGTCTTGGCACCGCAAAGATTTCGCCTGACGGTTCCTTTGAGGCGGGATCATACGCGTCTTTCGCCCTGACCTACACGGCCGGCACCTTCGGGATTGACGATTCCGGCAGTCTGCGCATCTGCTTTCGATTTGCCTCTGATCAGGGAAACCCGCAGTTTGACCATCCGGAACGGGAAAATTATTGCACGGTAACTGCGTCCAATGGCGCCCTGCTCCAACTTCGCTGGGACCCGAAGGGCAATGTGCGGCCCTGGGACAGAACGTTGTGGATTAAAGTCGTCAAAGGCTTCCTTCAGGAAGGCGACCAAATCGTCATTCGGTTCGGCGTGCTGGATTTCGGTAGCCCGGGCATGCGGCTTCAGACGTTCTGCGAAGACACATTTGAATTCAGGGTCCTGGTCGATCCGGTTGCGACATTCAATTTTCAACCCCTGCCCGTCCAGCCGACGATTGCTATCGTGCCTGGCAGGCCGGAACGCTATGTCGCGGTTCTGCCGACCTGTTGCCGCCCCAACGAGACATTCGCCCTGAAAATCAAGGGAGAAGACAAATGGGGCAATCCATCTGACCAATGCGAAGGCAGTTTCACAGTGGATGGCGGCGGCAAGATTGAGGGTCTGCCGGAGACAGCAACTTTTGCAAAAGGTGACTGTGCGCTTGTCATTCCCGGATTGTCGGTGACAAACACCGGTGCAGTCTCTGTCACACTCCGAACGCAAGACGGGGAAATCGCCGCAGTGACGAACCCCCTGATTGTAGAAAATCGTGCGCTCGTCCACTTCTGGGGAGATATGCACGGCCAGTCGGAAGAGACAATCGGCACAGGCAGTGCGCACGACTATTTTGCCTTTGCCAGAGACTGCGCCTTTGTCGATGCCTGCGGCCACCAGGGTAACGACTTCCAGATCAGTGACGGGTTCTGGAACGAATTGAACCGCATCACTGCAAAATTCGACGCGCCTGGCAATTTCGTCGCCCTGCCTGGCTATGAATGGTCCGGTAACACCTCGTTGGGCGGGGACAGAAATGTATACTTTCCCACCGAAGGACGGACGATACGCCGGTCATCGCATGCGCTGATTGAAAACGGGGATGCCAGCGATACCGATTGCACCACCGCTGCAGCCCTGTTTGATGCATTTGCCGGGAACGCAGAGTTTGATGTTGTCTGCTATGCCCATTGCGGCGGGCGCTACGCCGATATTGCCGTAGCCCATGACGGTCGGTTTGAGCGCTCGGTAGAGGTCCATTCCTCATGGGGAACCTTTGAATGGCTCCTCCATGATGCCTTTAAACTGGGTTACCGGGTTGGCGTGGTTGCAAATTCCGATGGCCACAAGGGGCGGCCGGGTGCCAGCTATCCCGGTGCCGGAAAATTTGGCGCCATTGGCGGATTGACCTGCTTTAACACCGCCGAACTGTCCCGCGAAGCACTTCTGGACTGCATGCGCAAACGCCGCCACTACGGCACGACGGGCGGCGATGCCGGCCGCATGATCATTGATGTGAGCGCCACTTTTGAAACGCCCGGCAAGCTCTATCATGATGATCCAAAGCTGTTTGATACCAAGGGCATATCAACCAACAGCGCCATGATGGGCGACATTGTCCATCTGCCGCAAGGTGATGCGGAAATTGCGGTCTCTGTGACAACAAGTTCGCCGATTATCCGGATCGATATTTTCAATGGTCTTGAGCTGGTCGAGACCGTTCGTCCCTACACAGAAGATGATCTGGGCTCGCGCATCCGCCTGCACTGGGAAGGCGCCGAATATCGTGGCCGGTTCCGCGAAGTCATCTGGGACGGCTGCGCCACAATTGCGGGAAATACGATCAAGCAGATTCAGCCGGTTAATTTCCTCAATCGGGACAAGACGCTGGATCAGATCAGCGACCACAAAATCAGTTGGCGCGCGCTGACCACCGGAAACTTCGGCGGAGCTGATTTGGCGCTCGCGGATGCTGGTGCCGGGACACTGTCCATCAGCACTCCACTTGTGGAAACCAACATTGCCATCGCCGATATCGGCATCGAAGACAGTGTGTTCGATGCCTCCGGAGACCTGCCTCGTTTCCTGAAAGTTTTCCGGCTACCGGATATCAATCCGCATTTGTCATTTTCATTCACCCGCAAACTTGACCTCAAGCCCGATGGCGATAACCCGATCTATATACGGCTGGAACAGGAAGACGGCACGCGCGCTTGGACAAGTCCAATCTATCTGTTCCGGTAA